The genomic stretch TGCGGTGCGCCTTCGGGCTGGCCAGCCGGAGGCCGACGTCCTCGGCGACCTGGCCGCTGCGGCGCAGGTACGCCGTGAACGACCGCGCCGACGCCGACCGCCGGGCGGTGGTGGACCGGCTGTCGCCGCGGGTGCGGCCGGCGGCCAGCCAGCTGCGCAGCGTCGCGAGGTCCAGGTCGGCCGGGGTGGCCCCCTGCCGGCGAGCCAGGTGGTCCAGCAGCGAGACGACGTCGCTGACGTACCCACGGACCGTGTGCGCGGACAGGTCCCGCTGCAGCCGCAGGTGCTCCTCCCAGCCGTCCAGCGACTCGGCGAGGGCAGGGGGCAGCCCCGCCCGCAGCTCCGCCGTCCCCGCCATGGGGGCAGCGTCCGTGCCGGACCACGACCGGTCAACGTGACGCGCCGGTCCCGGTCTTCGGCGGCGGGTGCAGCCGCCAGCCGGTGCCGGTCCACTGGACGAGGTCGGCGAGCTCCAACGCCGGCAGCACCCGCAGCACGTCGAGGACGTCGCACCCGGCCACCGCGGCGAGCCGTTCGGGGCTGACGCCGGTGCGCACCGGGCAGGCGTCGAGCACCCGGCGGGCCACGTCGGACAGCTCGTCGCGGGGACTGGCCGGCCGCGCCGGTGGAGCGGCGAGGTCGGCCCCCAGCGACCCGACCTGCTCGACCACCTGCGCGGCGGTGGTGACCAGCCGGGCGCCGCGCTCCTCGTCGCGGAGCAGCTCGTGGCAGCCCACCGACATCGCGGAGGTGACCGGACCGGGGACGACCATCAGCGCCCGCCCCAGGTCTCGGGCCCGGTGCGCCGTGGCCAGCGCCCCGGACCGCGCGGCCGCCTCGACCACCACGGTGCCCCGGGTCAGGGCGGCGATCAGCCGGTTGCGCACCAGGAAGCGGTGCCGCAGCGGGGCGCACCCGGGCGGCCACTCGCTGACCAGCAGCCCGCCGTCGAGCAGCCGGGAGAACAGCGCGGAGTGCGACGCCGGGTAGGCGCGGTCGACGCCGCAGGCGAGCACGGCCACGGTGGGGGCACCGGCGGCCAGCGCCCCGCGGTGGGCGGCGGCGTCGATCCCGAAGGCGCCGCCGGAGACGGTGGTCCAGCCCCGCTCCCCCAGTCCGTGGGCCAGCTCCCCGGTCACGTGCTCGCCGTAGGCGGTCGCCGCCCGGGAGCCGACCAGGGCCACCGAGCGGTCGACCACGTCGGCCAGTGCCCCGTCGCCACGGACCCACAGCCCCAGGGGCGGCACGGGCGTGAGGGTCCGGTCCAGCCGGTGGTCGTCCGGCAGCGCGGAGCTGGCCACGGTCAGGCAGTGCAGGGCGGAGGTGGGCCACTCGTCGTCCTCGGGCACCACCAGGCGTGCGCCGCACCGCTCGGCCCGCCGGAGGTCGTCGAGGCTGGCGTCCTCGGCGACCCGCGCACCGGCGACCGCCTGCACCCGGGGCGGGGCCGTCCCGGCCCGGAGCGCGGCCACGGCCTCGACCGGCCCGACCCGCTCCACGAACCGCCAGGCCGGCACCGACCCCGGTTCCAGCGCGCGGGTGAGCCATGCCCGCGCCCGGCGGACGGCCGGCCCGGCGGTGCCCGGCTCGTCCACGACCGACCCGCCGCGCAGGTCGGCCACCAGCTCGTCGGCGCTCACGCCGCGGCCCGCGACAGCCGCATGCCGAGCGCCTCGGCGATCTGGTCGGGGCCCGGCGTACCGAGACCGGCCAGGTCGGCGAGCGTCCAGGCGACCCGCAGCACGCGGTCGAAGCCGCGGACCGACAGCGAGCCCCGCTCCAGTGCCCGCTCGGCCAGCGCCAGCGCCCGCCGGGGCACCGGCCACCGTTCGCGCAGCAGCCGGCCGGGCACCGCGCTGTTGAGGGTGAGACCGGTGCCGGCCAGCCGGGCTGCGGCTGCCTCCCGCGCCGCCCGCACCCGCCGGGCCACCACCTGGGTCGATTCCGGGGGCGCGACGCCGTCCAGCCAGGCAGCCCGGCTCACCGCCGGCAGCGTGACCCGCAGGTCGATCCGGTCCAGCAACGGTCCGGAGAGCCGGGCCTGGTAGCGCCGGCGTTCCAGCGGGCTGCAGGTGCAGGCCGTGTCCCCGGCCGCGCTGGCGCAGGGACACGGGTTGGCGGCGAGCACCAGCTGCGCCCGGCAGGGGAAGGTGGCCGAGCCGTTCGCCCGGTGGATGGTGACCTCGCCCCGCTCCAGCGGCTGGCGCAGCGTGTCGAGCACCGCACGAGGGAACTCGGGCGCCTCGTCGAGGAAGAGCACGCCCAGGTGGGCGCGGCAGAGCGCGCCGGGACGGATCTGGCCCGACCCACCGCCGACCAGCGCGGCCATCGTCGCCGAGTGGTGCGGTGACTCGAACGTCGGGCGGCGGACCAGCGGCGCCCCCG from Modestobacter roseus encodes the following:
- the dprA gene encoding DNA-processing protein DprA; the protein is MSADELVADLRGGSVVDEPGTAGPAVRRARAWLTRALEPGSVPAWRFVERVGPVEAVAALRAGTAPPRVQAVAGARVAEDASLDDLRRAERCGARLVVPEDDEWPTSALHCLTVASSALPDDHRLDRTLTPVPPLGLWVRGDGALADVVDRSVALVGSRAATAYGEHVTGELAHGLGERGWTTVSGGAFGIDAAAHRGALAAGAPTVAVLACGVDRAYPASHSALFSRLLDGGLLVSEWPPGCAPLRHRFLVRNRLIAALTRGTVVVEAAARSGALATAHRARDLGRALMVVPGPVTSAMSVGCHELLRDEERGARLVTTAAQVVEQVGSLGADLAAPPARPASPRDELSDVARRVLDACPVRTGVSPERLAAVAGCDVLDVLRVLPALELADLVQWTGTGWRLHPPPKTGTGASR